AGTGCTGTATAGTTGGCTGCCTTGTACAATTAACTTCACTCACATGTATGCACTCGTTAGCATTTTGCCAAGTCACACGTTCATGTACCTCCCAAGAGGGTACAAAGAATCAAATTCACAGACCTGTGAATACACTCACTTTTCCCTCAGTAGCAGAGGCTGCTCAGGTGTAAGAACCTCTAAGTGGGAGGTTCCAGCCAATTAATATGTGAATAGCTCAGGTCCTAGTAAAACACTGGGCCAACATATTATGACAGAAGTACACAGAAATCCCTGAATATTTAAGTGCACAGcaagattaaaagaaaaccacaaaaaaaaaaaactagtttAATAGTGAGCAAGTGTCCTGCCTCTGTTTGCACACACACTCATTTGCTGAAGTAATAGTTAAATAATGAAGTATTGGCATTTATGAGAATTCTTGAAAACCTGAAAGCCAATACTTACCAAACAAGCACAGGGTGCTTCTAGCTGCCAAGGACACGAGTCTGTAATAAAATGTCTCACACCCATTTGGTCCTCAAAAATCTCAGCGGGATGCTACACATCCCTTGCTCTGCAATGAATCCCTCATTCAAGCACTTGCAAAATCAGAGGACACAGCTCCTCTATGAAAATTATGATACACCATCACATTTTACGCAGAGCAAATTTGTCACTTAAAACTGAAGAGTCTCAAGGGAGACACTTCAGTCTGCTGACATGGATATAAAACAGTTTACAGAATGAAGGAGGCCATCTGACACAGAAAACTTTCCTCATCCCAAAGTTCTTCACAGGTAGCTGACACGTCGCTACTGTTCTCACCTCTCTCTTTAATAATGATGATAGAAATATACTGAGATGGGGATTTTTTAATACAGGTACAAGTTGCAGAGTTCCCAATGCTATTTTCAGACACACTGGACCATTAATGCACACAGATCtgccaattaaaaaaaaaaaaaaagtcaatttttACATTAAGTACTTAATTAAAAGTGGACAACCAACAAGCACGTGCAGGGTAGGTGCAAGGCATGTCGCAACAGCAGAATAACATACTGCAGTGAAGCTTTTTGGGTGTGCATCCCACAGAAAGCTACAACCAGCTTTCTGGTTAAAgagctgtatttctctttctgttgttgttcagAAGTCAAATGAAGGAAAATCTCCTGAGATCGTGTTCAAATTACaatataaatacaataaaaccCCTACTGACTCCTATTCCACTTGAACAatatgcaatttaaaaataaataaataaatgtttaaccTCAATAGCGAAGCCTAGAAATTGAAGGTTCTGCATAACCAGcttatatttctgttcttcatacACAGTGTAAATTTTCCCTATGCCATTCAAGTAATAACTACGTTAAAACAACGCTATTAAGTTGGCATGGTTAGGCACTCAAGATTTAAAAAGTCACAGGCAGAACACAGAACTGTCCTCTCTGAGTCTATGTGTAGGGTTGGAGTCTTCAACTACGTGGACTAATATTATCTAAGCATTTCCTGCCCTCTTCTGCTCAGAAGGTCAGGGACAAGCACAAAAAAGGGGACCCTGGCTCAAGACCAGGGCAATTTGAAGGCTGTTCTCAGCACCAGCTGAGTTGTCCATCTTTCATGAAGCACTGACTGAGGGAATTCTCTTGGATATTTCCATTCAGACAGACTCAATGCCTGTTGAAAAACCTGGGCTACCcttaaaagacaaacaaacagaaacacaacagaaaacacaaacgTTTACACACAATCTTTTCCTtacaagaaagcacagaaaaagtagaaatataaCTTCCCTCTGTCTCTTTTGGATGGAAAGAGCTTAATCTTTCTCCACAGGTATGAAAATCTCTAATTACAGCTCTGTTTGACCCCAAGAAACAAAGCTacctggggaaagaaagagattaTGCACTGCCCTAATGGAAATTAGTGATAGAGAAAAATACAAGACATTTCATCTATGTTTTTAAACCCCTGAAAGACTGTCATTTTGAGTGACAAGACTCGAATGAAGTCCTGCAGCACTCTGACACTCTAACCGTAGTCAGGTATTTGCTTTAtaatatttcatcaaaaataCATTAGAGGCAGTGgataatatatacattttaatataGAAAATACATATAGTAGACTATTTTTAGGACTGTAGAAAGCATGAGGTCTACCTACACTACATTTTAATCCATATGGTATACAATTAACTTGCTGGGTAGCATCTTGCTTGACCGAATGGCACGAAGTTAGAAAAAGATGCTCAGGCAAATCACATGGTCCTTAAGTAAACAAAACTGGGAAAGATATAATGGAGAAATTCCTATCTGCTGGGCTCTAGTCAGGCTGCAATGGGCTTTTCTCAGTTCTCAGCCtattaaataacattaaaaagtaaaaaacatctGATAGAAAGCAAAGACTTGAAATTCCTTTCACTTTATAAACCAGCAGGACTGGCTTTCTACCACAGGCCAGCATCAGGAGATTCTGCACTGCACAGACCTCATCCAAATTTAGTTCAGATTCAGCTGGACAGGCCAGGTGACATTTCTTCCAAAGGCTTTGATGGCTAAGCAGTGTTTtgctatgggaaaaaaaaaatattaaaataaacaaacaataaaacaaacagaagtgcaTTTGAGCTGCTGGTAGCTGACCCCTAGGGAAAGGGGCTTTCTAGCTGCCAAAGCCAGCTGCTGATCAACAGAGAGTTTTCATGCTGAGACCAAATCTAAGAATGACTCCACCTCACAACCCCAATTAGCAGAAGCGGCAAATGAGGCATGAGAAAACTTTAAAGAGACTAAAAGATAAAGTGCAACTTTCCTTGTACCCAAAAGCTGTGTATACAATTTCACCCTAAGTTAAGCATCTGTGTGATGTAACGACTATCCGGTTGCAAACGATGTTTCAAGATCTATTGTCTCAGACAAGGGTGCTAATCTAAGGTAAAACACACTGTGCAAATGCTGCCATTCGACATGAACACAGCTCCTAAGGAAAATCCACTTGTGCCAAATTATGCTCTTGAAATAATTTCTAGtcatttcataaaaacaaatcaacagtgaaagcatattaaaacaaatttcaaTTGGGATGTTCTAAGGCTTTGtagaaaattacatttgaaataaataagtaaatgctGGATGAATTTAATGGGAaaaagtgctatttttttttttcccctacacaATATATCTGGAAAACATTATGAACTTCTAGGCTTTGAATTAACACAATAGTTTTAAAAAACTACACTTGATTCTCACCTGATAAACCgagattaaaaaaagcaaaattcattAGCGTAACCGAAGCCTAATCTGATGCATTCCCAACAAGCATGAACATTTTATACTAGATTAAATGTAAGTTTCACACAGAATGAAGAAGAGATGAATAATTTGATTCATTCATTATGAAACAAAGACTTTTAACCTCAGATTCATAATTTGATCTCATCCTTGGTTTTTGTGGTGGTTCCCCCTGAAGGTGTATCCTTTTCAACGTTATCTTGCAGATCTGACGATGCGTTATTTGAACAATTCTCAGTGTCACATAAAGATTTATCTGTAACGCCTGGATGATTTCCGCAGTCATTGTTCATATTTTCATCATTCTTTTCGGAATGAGAAGCGTCCTCTTTTTTGTCTGAAGGATCAGgaatttcttctgattttgaaAGCTGACCAGTATCAGTACCGCTGTTCTTTTCACCACTCTGCTTAACAGCATCACAGTTCATTTCTTGTTCGTCCtgatcattttcttctccattttttgTGAGTTctacttttctctcttcagttgCCTTACTAGCTGAGGTTCCGCTCGTGGATGTACTCTTAGGCTCTTTCAATTTCTTATGCTTAGAAATATAACTACTGTGAATTGAAACTGGAGATGctggctttttatttgttttgcttccctctgacttttgttttcttgggggTCCCCAGATAAAATGCTCTGATGGCGTGTAATGTTGCTGAGCAAATCTCAGgagctttctcctttctcttctgtctctAATAGTATACACAAAATATTCTAGAGCACTTTGCTTAATGTTGGGAATGGTATCTTCCACAAGAGCTTCATGGAGAATAAATTTTACCAGGGGAGATTTGAAACTCTCATAGCCAAGTTCACCAAGACTTTTCAGAATTCGAGTGATTCTCAAGTAGTTGTGTTGAGACCTTTGAAAGAAAAGGTTATAAAAATCCActgaatcagaaaagaaaagccttacagaaacagaactggaaatacaatttctcattcatttttaatcactCAAGATATATACTTCAGGCTTTGTGTAGTTTTATTTCTCACAGCTGATGAAGCCTGCTAGGACCTCCTTTGCAAGGATGTTGGGACTGAAAATTAATGTCTGCAAAAGGCACTGAGGCAGCAGATGAAATAAATTTAtcttctgaaatttcttctgAAGTGTGGAGTCCCTTGTAAACACATCTAAGACAATAGTATAACTTAAACACCTCTAATTTACACAGCAGAAGTTAGGTTGAATCACAACTCCTGATTTGAAGTAGTATAGCTGCTCACTAGTAATATAATGAGTAGCTACATAGTAGTGTGCATACAAACAAATTCTCATATAATTACTTTGTATTATAACAACATAGTAATTACAAAGTATGAATGTGCAGTGAGTGATATTCGGGTCTTTCAGAACCTCATTTTATCTGTGGCCTGACTCCTCATGTCCCTGTTAGCTGGCTCATAAAATTTGATACTAATAAATAATCCCTATAAAATACTAATAAATTATCCCTATTATTCACTCAGATTTAGCCACTAGTAATCCTACCTtaagaaaaaagttttcatttagACAGAAGAGTAAAATACTGCAAGAAAACAACTAAATTTAGTGCAAACTTACTCTCCCCATAACGATGAAGTAAGGTGACAAACGGTCTGCTGTTGAAAGCTGAAGGTTTGACTCAATACATGTCTAAGCCTCTCCACTTCAGCACTGTAGTTAATAAGTATCAAATTCAATGCAGAACATGTTTTGAGGAGGAAGGAACATCTTTATTAGGCAGCTTCCACACAGGTGTGGGGAATTTGAttcttctcaagaaaaaaaaaatgtatgtacaAAGACAAGCATCCCATTCCCTATAACTGAGAAACTGAGCTTTAGGATCAAAcgactggaatgggctgcccagggaggtggtggagtcaccaaccctgggggtgttggaggaacaattggatgttgtgttgagggacatggtttagtgggagctattggtaataggtgaacgattggactggatgatcttttaggtcttttccaaccttggtgattctatgattctatgacagcaTTCCGTAGCAAGACAGACAAATTAGTTTGGAACTGTCATCTTCTTCAGCACCATCTCAAGTTGTACTTGCACGGAATGCAGTGATGTCAGCCCCTTAAAAGGCAAGACGCACAACCAAAGGAGAGGACTTTAGGCCCTCCCAGGTTTCTGGGAAGACCTGAGAGTGGCATTTCAAAATCTGAAGGGGGCTATgagaaaggagacagactctCTAGTAAtaagacaagggaaaatggtttcaagctaaaaATGGGGAGATTTAgagaaaacataagaaaaaagttttttacaataagcaTAGTGAGGCAGTAGAACAAACTGTCCAGAGAGGCAGTAGATGCCTTATCCCTGGAGAGATTCAAGGTCAAGCTGAaagggaccctgggcagcctgatatagctgtggatgtctctgttcattgcaagggatttggactggatgaccttaaaGGTTCACTTcaaactcaaaagattctatgatatgattttAAGATTcaaagaaaggggaaggaagaatgTACACATACAGACACAAACTAGATAttgagtatttctttttatctttatcCTGGCAATCTTTGAAAAATGTATCTTCCCTCTCTCTAGGAAACAAAAGACTAAAGAGATTCTACAGCAATTCTAGCCCGTCGAGTGCATGTCATTACTTACTCATTCAAATGCTGAAATCTTTCTTGCCAGTTAGCAGCTCGTGCTACGTTTCCAGTTTTATCAATCAGTTTTATGCCAAAAAATTCCAGCATCATTTTGTAAGCCAAAAGGAATCTTCtaattgcttcttttgttttcttgaactCCTAATAAAGAAAACATCCCAAATTCAAAGCGGCATTAAAGCAAGTACTTCTGCATTGCATAAAAACAACTCTGCATAACAAGAAGTAGTTACGCATCAATATTAATGTGATGGTTTGTTTTAAGCTGAACTTGTATTACCTCAATTTCATATGTAGTTAATTCTTTCGCATAGAAGTTCAGACCTTGTTCCCTCAGCGGGAAAAGCCTgttaaaagaaacaatgaaTTA
This region of Excalfactoria chinensis isolate bCotChi1 chromosome 3, bCotChi1.hap2, whole genome shotgun sequence genomic DNA includes:
- the OGFRL1 gene encoding opioid growth factor receptor-like protein 1 isoform X2, which encodes MGGLLSGVSFKEPTTVEDCDSTWETDSEPEAPEPGGEPRRQQQQQEEEGVCTAAGGGEEPPAADDRPEEPPVPPEQGERAEGDAGGPEQSGDGTELTAKPKRSFYAARDLYKYRHQYPNFKDLRYQNDLCNLRFYKNKIPFKPDGVYIEEVLNKWKGDYEKLEHNHTYIQWLFPLREQGLNFYAKELTTYEIEEFKKTKEAIRRFLLAYKMMLEFFGIKLIDKTGNVARAANWQERFQHLNESQHNYLRITRILKSLGELGYESFKSPLVKFILHEALVEDTIPNIKQSALEYFVYTIRDRRERRKLLRFAQQHYTPSEHFIWGPPRKQKSEGSKTNKKPASPVSIHSSYISKHKKLKEPKSTSTSGTSASKATEERKVELTKNGEENDQDEQEMNCDAVKQSGEKNSGTDTGQLSKSEEIPDPSDKKEDASHSEKNDENMNNDCGNHPGVTDKSLCDTENCSNNASSDLQDNVEKDTPSGGTTTKTKDEIKL
- the OGFRL1 gene encoding opioid growth factor receptor-like protein 1 isoform X1 — encoded protein: MGGLLSGVSFKEPTTVEDCDSTWETDSEPEAPEPGGEPRRQQQQQEEEGVCTAAGGGEEPPAADDRPEEPPVPPEQGERAEGDAGGPEQSGDGTELTAKPKRSFYAARDLYKYRHQYPQNFKDLRYQNDLCNLRFYKNKIPFKPDGVYIEEVLNKWKGDYEKLEHNHTYIQWLFPLREQGLNFYAKELTTYEIEEFKKTKEAIRRFLLAYKMMLEFFGIKLIDKTGNVARAANWQERFQHLNESQHNYLRITRILKSLGELGYESFKSPLVKFILHEALVEDTIPNIKQSALEYFVYTIRDRRERRKLLRFAQQHYTPSEHFIWGPPRKQKSEGSKTNKKPASPVSIHSSYISKHKKLKEPKSTSTSGTSASKATEERKVELTKNGEENDQDEQEMNCDAVKQSGEKNSGTDTGQLSKSEEIPDPSDKKEDASHSEKNDENMNNDCGNHPGVTDKSLCDTENCSNNASSDLQDNVEKDTPSGGTTTKTKDEIKL